A single genomic interval of Polaribacter vadi harbors:
- a CDS encoding CvpA family protein: MNIVDIIIIVILIFAAVRGFITGLFSSVASLVAIIAGVFCAIHYSHYVEAEFQDSVLEWSSNTYKIASFAITFLVVILTILFLGKLLTKLADISSLGLLNKILGGIFGALKWSLILSVIFLLFDKFNKTIPFVEKETLEESILYSPVKSIIPTLFPAIMDKENPTLKFD; encoded by the coding sequence ATGAATATTGTTGACATCATAATTATTGTAATTCTAATTTTTGCTGCTGTAAGAGGTTTTATAACTGGACTTTTTTCTTCTGTTGCATCATTAGTAGCAATAATTGCAGGTGTATTTTGTGCCATTCATTATTCTCATTATGTAGAAGCCGAATTTCAAGATTCTGTTTTAGAGTGGTCTAGCAATACTTATAAAATAGCCTCTTTTGCAATCACTTTTTTGGTAGTAATTCTTACGATTCTTTTTTTAGGAAAATTGTTAACTAAATTGGCAGATATTAGTTCTTTAGGCTTATTAAATAAGATTTTAGGTGGGATATTTGGAGCTTTAAAATGGTCTTTAATCCTAAGTGTTATTTTTCTTTTGTTTGATAAATTCAACAAAACGATTCCTTTTGTAGAAAAAGAAACTTTGGAAGAATCTATACTTTATAGTCCAGTAAAATCGATAATACCAACGTTATTTCCTGCTATTATGGATAAAGAAAACCCTACTTTAAAGTTTGATTAA
- a CDS encoding S66 peptidase family protein, with the protein MKSLFTIALLLIITSVNAQEKLISPPYLKVGDTIAIVAPAGILQGRQATIQQAQKLAESWGLKVVIGKNIYSQNNHFAGTDDERCQDFQDALDNKKVKAIWAARGGYGSVRILDMLDFTEFNKNPKWVIGYSDITAFHNHIHNLGFETLHAMMPTSLEEKPEEIIETIATFKKALFGENLKYEIPSSPYNRVTSSSSAQASSKEIKGELIGGNLAILTSMLGSKSQLKTENKILFIEEIGEYKYSIDRMLQSLKRAGYFTKVNAVIVGDMSLIKKNTTNWGSSIEQLILDVIPKDIPVLFDFPAGHEAENRAMIFGRVIKLAVGSEQYSVIFED; encoded by the coding sequence ATTAAATCACTTTTTACGATTGCTTTATTACTGATTATTACATCAGTAAACGCTCAAGAAAAATTAATAAGTCCACCATATTTAAAAGTTGGAGATACTATTGCTATTGTTGCACCTGCAGGAATTTTACAAGGTAGACAAGCAACAATTCAGCAAGCGCAAAAATTAGCAGAAAGTTGGGGTTTAAAAGTTGTAATAGGGAAAAATATTTACAGTCAAAATAATCATTTTGCAGGAACTGATGATGAACGTTGTCAAGATTTTCAAGACGCTTTAGATAATAAAAAGGTAAAAGCAATTTGGGCTGCAAGAGGTGGTTATGGTTCTGTAAGAATTTTAGATATGTTAGATTTTACTGAATTTAACAAGAATCCAAAATGGGTAATTGGGTATTCTGATATTACTGCGTTTCACAATCATATTCATAATTTAGGTTTTGAAACCTTGCATGCAATGATGCCAACAAGTTTAGAGGAAAAACCAGAAGAAATTATTGAAACAATAGCAACTTTTAAAAAAGCACTTTTTGGTGAAAATTTAAAATACGAAATACCATCATCACCTTACAATAGAGTTACTTCGTCAAGCTCAGCACAAGCATCATCCAAAGAAATAAAAGGAGAATTAATAGGAGGAAACTTGGCAATTTTAACTTCCATGTTAGGTTCTAAAAGTCAGTTAAAAACAGAAAATAAAATTTTATTTATTGAAGAAATTGGCGAGTATAAGTATTCGATTGATAGAATGTTGCAGAGTTTAAAACGTGCAGGATATTTTACCAAGGTAAACGCTGTTATTGTTGGTGATATGTCACTGATCAAAAAAAATACGACAAATTGGGGAAGTTCTATTGAGCAACTTATTCTAGATGTAATTCCAAAAGATATTCCTGTTTTATTTGATTTTCCTGCTGGTCATGAAGCAGAAAATAGAGCAATGATTTTTGGGAGAGTGATTAAGTTGGCAGTTGGCAGTGAACAGTATTCAGTGATTTTTGAAGACTAA
- a CDS encoding TlpA family protein disulfide reductase has product MIKKILPILLLISSISYAQHTIKGAMSPKLETDWLILYKIEGTKQVFVNNTTLKTDSLLIGGKKEAVSSFALKLPASAKPGTYRATYALEGATFIDFFYNNEDVSFIFNPEYPQESVAYTESSENTLYNNYNRDISMMQQRLDSIQIAVLQNPSLDFKEKYKKAYRDVNAVQNKYVESAKGKYVAPFIIASARKNTPEILNSANDYLANIKNTFFDYLDFSNKTLMNSSFLINRVLDYVFYINYAEDLEQQQVLFKSSIDTVLSKINNQSYKRDIIQFLIEQFETSKNLEIIDYLFEKHYNKLPINLQDSKFKNEKQALFAAEIGRIAPDFSWTENGRNLKLSTLNDAENYVLVFWSTGCSHCLREIPELYSYMKTKPNTKVIAFALENDSYAWSTYKNTNLQGWHNVLGLNKWVNETARTYQINSTPTYFVLDKNKKIIEKPNEINDVKEFLEKK; this is encoded by the coding sequence ATGATAAAAAAAATACTACCAATCTTATTATTGATTTCTTCCATTTCGTATGCTCAACATACAATAAAAGGTGCAATGAGTCCAAAATTAGAAACAGATTGGCTAATTCTTTATAAAATTGAAGGTACAAAGCAAGTCTTTGTAAATAACACCACTTTAAAAACAGATTCTCTTTTAATTGGAGGTAAAAAAGAAGCAGTTAGCTCTTTTGCATTAAAATTACCTGCATCTGCAAAACCAGGAACTTATAGAGCAACCTATGCTTTAGAAGGTGCAACTTTTATTGACTTTTTTTACAACAATGAAGATGTTTCTTTTATTTTTAACCCTGAATATCCACAAGAATCTGTTGCTTATACAGAATCGTCTGAAAATACTCTTTACAACAATTATAATAGAGATATTTCTATGATGCAACAAAGGTTAGACTCTATTCAAATAGCGGTTTTACAAAACCCAAGTTTAGATTTTAAAGAGAAATATAAAAAAGCTTATAGAGATGTAAATGCTGTTCAAAACAAATATGTTGAATCTGCAAAAGGTAAATATGTTGCTCCATTTATAATCGCTAGTGCAAGAAAAAATACTCCAGAAATTTTAAATTCTGCCAATGATTATTTGGCGAATATTAAAAATACTTTTTTCGATTATTTAGATTTTTCGAACAAAACTTTAATGAATTCATCTTTTTTAATAAACAGAGTTTTAGATTATGTGTTTTATATAAATTATGCCGAAGATTTAGAGCAACAACAAGTTCTTTTTAAATCTTCTATTGATACTGTGCTTTCTAAAATTAATAATCAAAGTTATAAGAGAGATATTATTCAGTTTTTAATAGAGCAATTTGAGACTTCTAAAAATTTAGAAATTATAGATTATCTGTTTGAAAAACATTACAATAAATTACCCATAAATTTGCAAGACTCTAAATTCAAAAACGAAAAACAAGCGTTGTTTGCTGCTGAAATTGGCAGAATTGCACCCGATTTTTCTTGGACTGAAAATGGTAGAAACTTAAAGCTATCTACTTTAAATGATGCAGAAAATTATGTTTTAGTCTTTTGGAGTACAGGTTGTTCTCATTGTTTAAGAGAAATTCCTGAATTATATTCGTACATGAAAACCAAGCCAAATACGAAGGTTATTGCGTTTGCTTTAGAGAACGATTCTTATGCTTGGAGCACTTATAAAAACACAAATTTACAAGGTTGGCACAATGTTTTAGGTTTAAATAAATGGGTAAACGAAACAGCTAGAACTTATCAAATAAACTCTACTCCTACATATTTCGTGTTAGATAAAAATAAAAAAATTATAGAAAAACCTAATGAAATTAATGATGTTAAGGAGTTTTTAGAAAAGAAATAA
- a CDS encoding SulP family inorganic anion transporter: MKKLFSNIKGDAFGGITAGIVALPLALAFGVSSGLGPSAGLYGAIFISFFAALFGGTNTQISGPTAPMTAVSMIIIAGIIAANDGDVSKALPAILTVFLLAGLFQIGLGLIGLGKYIRYIPYPVVSGFMTAIGVIILLTQILPSLGYYPKEDIVFVETFKPQAEEVILENILKEEAGEGILVLENFEETIKRAENIAPEDILKESQTLAAKETSGALGAIKAIPRALQNINLLELLLALGTIFIIYGFKRITTKIPSTLVALVVVSGIAVGFGLDYRTIQEIPSGIPTIKWEIFSGFSLNSISPYIFTALTLSLLGAIDSLLTSVVADNMTKTKHKPNKELVGQGIGNSIAALFGGLPGAGATIRTVVNINAGGKTKISGMIAGIMLLVIMLGLGPIASKIPAAVLAGILITVGIGVMDYKGLKAIPSLPKDMKLGPIKLSSEVLIMIVVLILSTFWNLVYAVGIGLVIASLMFMKKIGDLTAERSDVKSLKEESWPDEGQFPINLKEEVFIKHIKGPLFFGSTSDFQALSLQIPNTAKTVIMRLGRMQYMDQSGLYAMEDMLQDLKTKNVEVLFVNLLKQPRYMMERIDIIPDFIPKEHIFKSFEECIIWVKRNIKDTV, encoded by the coding sequence ATGAAAAAATTATTTTCAAACATTAAAGGTGATGCTTTTGGTGGTATTACTGCTGGTATTGTTGCTTTACCTTTGGCTTTGGCATTTGGAGTTTCCTCTGGTTTAGGACCAAGTGCAGGTTTATATGGTGCTATTTTTATAAGTTTTTTTGCTGCTCTTTTTGGTGGAACAAACACACAGATTTCTGGACCAACTGCACCAATGACTGCAGTAAGTATGATAATTATTGCTGGTATTATTGCAGCGAATGATGGAGACGTTTCTAAAGCTTTACCTGCTATTTTAACTGTTTTTTTATTGGCTGGTTTATTTCAAATAGGTTTAGGTTTAATAGGCTTAGGTAAATACATTAGATACATTCCTTATCCTGTAGTTTCTGGTTTTATGACGGCTATTGGTGTTATTATTTTACTGACTCAAATATTACCATCTTTAGGGTATTATCCAAAAGAAGATATTGTATTTGTTGAAACATTTAAACCACAAGCAGAGGAAGTAATTTTAGAAAACATTTTAAAAGAAGAAGCAGGAGAAGGAATATTAGTTTTAGAAAACTTTGAAGAAACCATTAAAAGAGCAGAAAATATTGCACCTGAAGATATTTTAAAAGAATCTCAAACATTAGCTGCTAAAGAAACTTCTGGAGCTTTAGGAGCTATAAAAGCTATTCCAAGAGCTTTGCAAAACATTAATTTATTAGAACTATTACTGGCTCTAGGAACTATTTTTATTATTTATGGCTTTAAACGGATTACAACTAAAATTCCAAGTACACTCGTTGCTTTAGTTGTTGTTTCTGGTATTGCTGTAGGTTTTGGATTAGACTATAGAACCATTCAAGAAATACCAAGTGGAATACCAACAATTAAGTGGGAAATTTTTTCGGGTTTTTCTCTAAATAGCATTAGCCCTTACATTTTTACAGCCTTAACTTTATCACTTTTAGGAGCAATAGATTCACTTTTAACAAGTGTTGTTGCAGATAATATGACCAAAACAAAACACAAACCAAATAAAGAATTGGTTGGGCAAGGAATAGGAAATAGTATTGCTGCTTTGTTTGGTGGTCTTCCTGGTGCAGGAGCAACTATTAGAACTGTTGTAAACATTAATGCTGGTGGTAAAACCAAAATTTCTGGTATGATTGCAGGTATTATGTTACTCGTAATAATGCTAGGCTTAGGACCCATAGCATCTAAAATTCCAGCTGCAGTTTTAGCAGGAATTTTAATAACGGTTGGTATTGGAGTTATGGATTATAAAGGGTTAAAAGCGATACCAAGTTTACCAAAAGATATGAAGTTAGGACCTATAAAATTAAGTTCAGAGGTTTTAATTATGATCGTAGTTTTAATTCTATCTACCTTTTGGAATTTAGTTTATGCTGTAGGAATTGGTTTGGTAATTGCCTCCTTAATGTTTATGAAAAAAATTGGAGATTTAACTGCAGAAAGATCAGATGTTAAATCTTTAAAAGAAGAATCTTGGCCAGATGAAGGACAATTCCCTATCAATTTAAAAGAAGAAGTTTTTATCAAACATATTAAAGGTCCTTTGTTTTTTGGTTCTACTAGCGATTTTCAAGCGCTTTCACTACAAATACCAAACACTGCTAAAACAGTAATTATGCGTTTAGGTAGAATGCAATATATGGATCAGTCTGGCTTATATGCTATGGAAGATATGTTGCAAGATTTAAAAACTAAAAACGTTGAAGTTTTATTTGTAAATTTATTAAAGCAACCAAGATATATGATGGAACGAATTGATATTATTCCAGATTTTATACCAAAAGAACACATCTTCAAAAGCTTTGAAGAATGCATTATTTGGGTAAAAAGAAATATAAAAGACACAGTTTAA
- a CDS encoding SDR family oxidoreductase: protein MFFSDKIVWITGASSGIGKALALELSNQNAKLILSSRKKDDLALVKAACKNPDKVKIITLDLEDYTNLQSKADEAIAAFGTVDILVNNGGISQRSLVKDTTILVDKRIMDINYLGTVALTKAILPHFIKNKNGHFVVTTSIVGKIGTPLRSSYAASKHALHGFFDSLRAEIHQENIAVTLVCPGFINTNISKNALTGNGTPQQKMDTATANGIQPERFAKLMLKAIEQRKEEVYISGAKEKLGVYVKRFFPKIFSKMIKKMSVT, encoded by the coding sequence ATGTTTTTTTCTGATAAAATTGTTTGGATAACAGGTGCTTCTTCTGGAATTGGAAAAGCGTTGGCTTTAGAATTATCAAACCAAAATGCAAAATTGATTTTATCTTCTAGAAAAAAGGACGATTTAGCGTTGGTGAAAGCAGCTTGTAAAAATCCTGATAAGGTAAAAATTATCACATTAGATTTAGAAGATTATACAAATTTACAATCTAAGGCAGACGAAGCTATTGCTGCTTTTGGTACTGTAGATATTTTGGTAAATAATGGTGGAATTAGCCAGCGTTCTTTGGTAAAAGACACTACTATTTTGGTTGATAAAAGAATTATGGATATTAATTATTTAGGAACTGTGGCTTTAACGAAAGCTATTTTACCTCATTTTATCAAAAATAAAAACGGACATTTTGTAGTAACAACAAGTATTGTTGGGAAAATTGGGACTCCTTTACGTTCTAGTTATGCAGCAAGCAAACATGCTTTGCATGGTTTTTTCGATAGTTTACGAGCAGAAATACATCAAGAAAATATTGCAGTAACCTTGGTTTGTCCTGGCTTTATAAATACCAATATTTCTAAAAATGCCTTAACAGGGAATGGAACTCCACAACAAAAAATGGATACTGCTACAGCAAACGGAATTCAGCCAGAACGTTTTGCGAAATTAATGCTAAAGGCTATTGAACAAAGAAAAGAGGAGGTTTACATTTCTGGTGCAAAAGAGAAATTAGGGGTGTATGTGAAACGCTTCTTCCCAAAAATATTTTCTAAAATGATCAAGAAAATGAGTGTTACTTGA
- the metG gene encoding methionine--tRNA ligase has translation MNTPKRYTITAALPYTNGPIHIGHLAGVYVPADIYARYLRLKGKDVAFISGSDEHGVAIPMRAKKEGISPQNIIDKYHTIIKKSFADFGISFDNYSRTSAEIHHKTASDFFTKLYNDGEFIEETSAQLYDAEADQFLADRFIVGTCPKCGFEESYGDQCENCGTSHNATDLINPKSAITGNVPTVKETKHWFLPLDKHEAFLKNWVGNKKDWKPNVLGQVNSWINDGLRPRAVTRDLDWGIPVPLKDAEGKVLYVWFDAPIGYISSTKEWAAREGENWEDYWKKDDTKLVHFIGKDNIVFHCIIFPSMLKAHGDYILPDNVPANEFLNLEGNKLSTSKNWAVWLHEYLEEFPNQQDVLRYTLTANAPESKDNDFTWKDFQAKNNNELVAIFGNFINRVVVLTNKYYTGIVPEPNDFSEIDEDVLAAVKEFPNIIGKSIERYRFREASQELMNLARLGNKYLADEEPWKMIKVDAERVQTIMFVALQISAALAVLAEPFLPFTASKLKGILNLDANLSWENITEKNVLIDANHQIEKGELLFSKIEDKTIDAQIEKLEATKIANEQEKKVVAPQKETIDFEDFTKLDIRIGTILEAEKVAKTKKLLKLKVDVGIDVRTIVSGIAESFSPEDIIGQQVSVLVNLAPRKIRGVESQGMILMTDTPDGKLAFMEPGKKVKNGQEVS, from the coding sequence ATGAATACTCCAAAAAGATATACAATTACAGCAGCTTTACCTTATACAAATGGTCCAATTCATATTGGTCATTTAGCAGGTGTGTATGTGCCAGCAGATATTTATGCACGTTATTTACGCTTAAAAGGCAAAGATGTTGCCTTTATTTCTGGCTCAGATGAACATGGTGTAGCCATACCAATGAGAGCCAAAAAAGAAGGTATTTCTCCTCAAAATATTATTGATAAATATCATACAATTATTAAAAAATCTTTTGCCGATTTTGGTATTTCTTTTGATAATTATTCAAGAACTTCTGCAGAAATTCATCATAAAACAGCTTCAGATTTTTTTACAAAATTGTATAATGATGGTGAGTTTATTGAAGAAACTTCAGCACAATTGTATGATGCTGAAGCAGATCAATTTTTAGCTGATAGATTTATTGTGGGAACCTGCCCAAAATGTGGCTTTGAAGAAAGTTATGGAGATCAATGTGAAAATTGTGGAACGTCTCATAATGCAACAGATTTAATTAACCCAAAATCTGCAATTACAGGAAATGTACCAACCGTTAAAGAAACAAAACACTGGTTTTTACCTTTAGATAAACATGAAGCTTTTTTAAAAAATTGGGTTGGAAATAAAAAGGACTGGAAACCTAATGTTTTAGGTCAAGTTAATTCTTGGATTAACGATGGTTTAAGACCCAGAGCTGTAACTAGAGATTTAGATTGGGGAATTCCTGTTCCTTTAAAAGATGCTGAAGGAAAAGTTTTATATGTTTGGTTTGATGCGCCTATTGGCTACATTTCATCTACCAAAGAATGGGCAGCAAGAGAAGGTGAAAATTGGGAAGATTATTGGAAAAAAGACGATACTAAACTCGTTCATTTTATTGGAAAAGACAACATTGTTTTTCATTGTATTATTTTTCCATCGATGTTAAAAGCTCATGGAGACTATATTTTACCTGATAATGTACCTGCAAACGAATTTTTAAATTTAGAAGGTAATAAATTATCAACTTCTAAAAATTGGGCAGTTTGGTTACATGAATATTTGGAAGAATTTCCAAATCAGCAAGATGTTTTACGTTATACGTTAACTGCAAACGCTCCAGAAAGTAAAGACAACGATTTTACTTGGAAAGATTTTCAAGCGAAAAACAACAACGAATTGGTTGCCATTTTTGGTAATTTTATCAATAGAGTTGTAGTTTTAACAAACAAATATTATACAGGAATTGTACCTGAACCAAACGATTTTTCAGAAATTGATGAAGACGTTTTAGCGGCTGTTAAGGAGTTTCCAAATATTATTGGAAAATCGATAGAAAGATATAGATTTAGAGAAGCAAGCCAAGAATTAATGAATTTAGCAAGACTTGGTAACAAATATTTAGCTGATGAAGAACCTTGGAAAATGATTAAAGTTGATGCAGAGCGTGTACAAACAATTATGTTTGTTGCTTTGCAAATATCAGCAGCTTTAGCAGTTTTAGCAGAACCATTTTTACCTTTTACAGCGTCAAAATTAAAAGGAATTTTAAATCTTGATGCAAACTTATCTTGGGAAAACATCACCGAAAAAAACGTTTTAATTGATGCAAATCATCAAATAGAAAAAGGTGAATTATTGTTCTCTAAAATTGAAGATAAAACAATTGATGCTCAAATTGAAAAATTAGAAGCAACTAAAATTGCCAACGAGCAAGAGAAAAAAGTAGTTGCTCCTCAAAAAGAAACCATCGATTTTGAAGATTTTACAAAACTAGATATTAGAATCGGAACAATTTTAGAAGCTGAAAAAGTTGCCAAAACTAAAAAGCTTTTAAAACTTAAGGTTGATGTTGGTATTGATGTGAGAACTATTGTTTCTGGAATTGCAGAAAGTTTTTCTCCTGAAGATATTATTGGGCAACAAGTGTCTGTTTTAGTGAATTTAGCACCAAGAAAAATACGTGGTGTAGAAAGCCAAGGAATGATTTTGATGACAGATACTCCTGATGGAAAACTAGCATTTATGGAACCAGGAAAGAAAGTTAAAAACGGACAAGAAGTTAGCTAA
- a CDS encoding universal stress protein: MKKIKILILSDINTSTEKIVKNGLNLTKILDGEIDFFCVKKPTDIVKKESQLSVMRTINEKFLEADTQIKKLITEINNDHSIAIHHQVSFGNLKDEISNRIKETQPDLIILGNKNSKILSFLGDNILELVLKEHQGTVMIASDKITLEASSELSLGLLNESRLISANNYRDTIVSFAKKPLISFQVKSDTVTDQNKDSKPENMVEFVFENGDNTLTNMGKYMSKNNVQLLFVNRERDKTKEAKYKFGNLAKELNCSIMLTH; the protein is encoded by the coding sequence ATGAAAAAAATAAAAATATTAATTCTGTCAGATATTAACACATCCACAGAAAAAATTGTTAAGAACGGTTTAAACTTAACAAAAATTTTAGATGGTGAAATTGATTTTTTCTGTGTAAAAAAACCAACAGATATTGTAAAAAAAGAAAGTCAGCTTTCTGTAATGAGAACTATTAATGAAAAATTTTTAGAAGCTGATACTCAAATAAAAAAATTAATAACAGAAATCAATAACGATCATAGTATTGCGATTCATCATCAAGTTTCATTTGGAAATTTAAAAGATGAAATTAGTAATCGAATAAAAGAAACACAACCAGATCTTATAATTCTAGGCAATAAAAATTCTAAAATATTATCATTTTTAGGTGATAATATTTTAGAATTAGTTTTAAAAGAACATCAAGGTACAGTGATGATTGCTTCTGATAAAATTACTTTAGAAGCAAGCTCAGAGTTATCTCTAGGTTTGCTAAATGAATCTAGATTAATAAGTGCAAATAATTATAGAGACACGATAGTATCTTTTGCTAAAAAGCCTTTAATATCTTTTCAAGTAAAGAGTGATACAGTTACTGATCAAAATAAAGACTCAAAACCAGAAAACATGGTTGAGTTCGTTTTTGAAAATGGAGATAACACGTTAACAAACATGGGTAAATATATGTCTAAAAATAATGTCCAATTGTTGTTTGTAAATAGAGAAAGAGACAAAACAAAAGAAGCGAAATATAAATTTGGAAATTTAGCAAAAGAGCTAAATTGCTCAATTATGCTAACCCATTAA
- a CDS encoding YraN family protein, producing the protein MAEHNELGEKGEKFAVEYLLKNDYKILEKNYRYLKAEVDIIAQKGNTLVGVEVKTRSSDYFGDPQDFITPKKIKLLVSAIDYYVVQRDLDVEVRFDIIAILHQNNKFTMEHFEDAFLYF; encoded by the coding sequence ATGGCAGAACATAACGAACTTGGTGAAAAAGGAGAAAAATTTGCAGTCGAATATCTACTCAAAAACGATTATAAAATCCTTGAAAAAAACTACAGATATTTAAAAGCTGAAGTAGATATTATTGCACAAAAAGGAAACACTTTAGTTGGTGTTGAAGTAAAAACAAGAAGCTCAGATTATTTTGGAGATCCACAAGATTTTATCACCCCTAAAAAAATAAAATTATTAGTTTCTGCAATCGATTATTATGTGGTACAAAGAGATTTAGATGTTGAGGTTCGTTTTGATATTATTGCTATTTTACATCAAAACAACAAGTTTACAATGGAGCATTTTGAAGATGCTTTTTTGTATTTTTAA
- a CDS encoding carbonic anhydrase family protein, translated as MPHRNKAITKEAQDQLTPMKVLQDFIEGNARFIRDEVHTIDHKALISQTTDGQHPKAIVLSCIDSRVPVELIFDQTIGDVFVARVAGNFENTDILGSMEYSCKVAGSKLVLVLGHESCGAVKAACDHVELGNITSMLNNIQPAVSLSETQIKGKHNSSNNEFLNKTIENNVSLTIKRIREKSPILKEMEENGEIKIIGGVYHISSGKVELL; from the coding sequence ATGCCACACAGAAACAAAGCAATAACAAAAGAAGCACAAGATCAATTAACACCTATGAAAGTGTTACAAGATTTTATAGAAGGTAATGCTCGTTTTATAAGAGATGAAGTTCACACTATAGATCATAAAGCATTAATTTCTCAAACTACAGATGGTCAGCACCCAAAAGCAATTGTTTTATCTTGTATAGATTCTAGAGTTCCTGTAGAGTTAATTTTTGATCAAACAATTGGAGATGTTTTTGTAGCCAGAGTTGCTGGTAATTTTGAAAATACAGACATTTTAGGAAGTATGGAGTATTCTTGTAAAGTAGCAGGGAGTAAGCTAGTTTTAGTTTTAGGACATGAAAGTTGTGGAGCTGTAAAAGCTGCTTGCGATCATGTAGAACTTGGTAATATTACATCTATGTTAAATAATATTCAGCCTGCAGTTAGTTTATCTGAAACTCAAATAAAAGGAAAACACAACTCTTCTAATAATGAATTTTTAAACAAAACTATTGAAAACAATGTTAGTTTAACAATTAAAAGGATTAGAGAGAAAAGCCCTATTTTAAAAGAAATGGAAGAAAATGGTGAAATTAAAATAATTGGTGGTGTTTACCATATTAGCAGTGGAAAAGTAGAATTACTATAA